ATCCGAGAATCCGTTGTGCTTTTTGATTTGAAATGTAAATTTGACAGTGAACAAGGTGATCAAAATAAGGTCTGATCTACACTTTTTGTGCACTGAATTGAAAGACTAATCTGAAAGTTAACGCggttcaattcaattcaacaatCACCAGAATTTGATTTGACTTCTTCTATTTTATATGTAACTGACATACgttaacctttcatttgacagaactcatatttcAACCCAATGAAATTTGGGGTACTAAATTTGTCAGATTGGGAAAATGTTATACTTTCTCGTGAGCGCTCTCTTCTACGAAAAACAGCACAATTTTTGACTCAGATTTAAAATAAGTGGGCAGTGGATAGTATGTAGAAAGCTTCACCTCAGTTTAATGAAAATGAGTTCTTAAAATGAGTTCCAGATCAAAAATCAAGAATTTAATacgacaagtaccgttaataacctgccaaaaaatattttttattcaaaaggaGGATAAAAACAACACTTTTCATTTGGCAAGTACCCACCTTTTATTTGTGTCCTAAGAATATTCTCTCTAGGGAATCATCCAAAACCCTTAGCTACCAGGATTGAAGCAGTCGCTTGAGTAGTATAGCCTTTTTATAAGCTTTACATCATTTAATGAGACTGTAAACGGAAATCTCTCAAATGAGATAGATCTCTAGAGTGAGATCGATCTTATTTTTTTGAGATCTGTCACAAAAGAATTTAGCATACGAATGCTAGGAAAAGCTTAAAATAATGGCGCAATATTTAAATGATTAAGAAAAAACtctaaagccattttagtaatttacttAGCTAAAAATCAGTCTGCTTTTGACTTAGTAAATTATTAAAAGggctttagcattttactaaatagtttaaaattttgtgctaATGAGATTTGAGACTGAGATAAAGCATTTTGCATACTACCCAGTGTCTTAAGACGAAATTAACAGAAGAAGGCAGCGTAACTGCAAGTATAGaaacataagaaaattgaatgaaacTAATCAAAGAGCTTTCTAAATAATTTTCATCTTTGAATATGCAACGAGAAAAACCTGAAAGACACTAATAAATATAGCACACTTGCAGGGGCTGGTTAAAAAATGCCAGTCTAATCTTTGGCGTTGATGGActtaaaatctgcaattggttgAAACAAATCATATGGGTGAAGTAGAGCAGTATATAGTATACTAGCCTCAGAAAATTCTTCGGTCTggttcaaaaatcaattattgttacggaaaaagttttttcaactaaaataaaaaattactagactaacGCACCACAACGGAATGGAATTATAGTTATAGCTTCAAGGTTGTAGCACCTTCAAGTTGTTGTTCAAAAATTACGTTTGTGTTAGAACTCATCTAATTTCTATACAACGTATAAGTGTTATAGGTTATGAACACATTGCTCTTTTGTTCTGATTCAGCGAAAAATAGCGACTTTTTCTCATTGCAATGAAATGAAAAGAATCAACTGCAAGAtcgtttttcaattaatttttaaacaaactaaACTAAATtccgttttgtttttagatcTTCCCTTATACATGGTGACGCTCAATTCAAACCGTGTattatatcgtgggcacaacgccaaaaccacgaatctgcaaaattgtagttttgagaaaaacggcttcaaagttttggaaattcatgcaatcttatggaaactcgtgcaacaaaaattgatattttaggcttttaggcaacagatggaggacTGGGGTCGATGCAGTGAATAGAGAAACCGATAACAAGGTTcatgacgcattaaagtgaaaaaatatcaaaaaatgcagattcgcggttttggctttgtgccgacgatatttATTTCGATTTTCGAAGACTGTTTACCAATTacgattaaaaaaagaattaaataaaaacaatataaatttttttacaaattaactTTTAAGTATTTACTTCAACatttcttaaacaaatatttcaacaGCCTTAGGAACCAACGTTACCTTAATGGGTCGAACATCGTAAGCCTCGCCATCTATAGAATACACTCTCGATTCTCCTGTGCAACTTCCATCCGGAATAAAATTCATTGTACGAAACTTTAACATTTCAAACACTTTTTCCTCTGACAAATATTTGGAAAAGGTATCAAAAccagtttcaatttttttatcagATTCCAATACCAGTTTATTGTTATCAGATGTTTTGTCGTTGTCCACATGTATACGAATATTACTTGCATTTATTTGCTGATTATGTTGCTCACATTCAACATCAGACATTGGAACAATTTTACTTGAATTTGAAACAAGCTGACGTGAAAATAACCTTGAGAATATTGATTTTTGTGACTGTGCCACAACTTCATTATGCACAAGACAGTTATTACATCCAATACAAGGTGTTGTATAACACACATCTGCTTTACATTCCCACGTTAGTTTGCTATTGAATGAATTAATCAAAGCACCAATGTACTTATCCGCTCTCCAAAAGTACCAGTATTTGCTTTGTAAAGATTCTATGTCACGAAATATTCCCCAATCAAGTGATCCCATTGAAAAAATAGGTCTCCCTGCTGGTTGTTGCTCATCACTTTCAGTGGCgatttgttcaattttaaaaatgcttttctTTTCTAGAGTTTCACGTGCGATATTCAATGAGGCATTAAGAAGTGCTTCGACTTCGTTGACCTTAGAatcccaatttatatttaacatCTTTTTTGTGGTTTCATTTTTGCTTCCCAATGGGAGAAGGGCAATTGGACAATGGTCAGTGTTTCTTCGCATTAATCCTGTTAAGACTTCAGAAACTGAACCATCACCACCGGCGATTACAATGCCATATGGAACTGATTTTAATTGTTCAACATATGTCTTGGCGTGGCCTTCGGAATCCGTTCTAACTATGTCCACAGTAAAGCCAGCCAAATGTAAAATTGGTTCGCAGTATTTTTGAAACTAAATAGAAAACGTTAATTTACATCAAATCTAATAGAGTacaaatttttatgaataatttacAGTTTTTTCTGCTTTCTTTTTGTTGGCTGCAGGGTTTAGAATAACAATAAGTTTTCTTGGATATACATCACATCGATCTCCATATTGTACTGCTTTTTCGCTGTACGACTTCATTAGAGAGGAtattctaatacaaaaaaagtagatTAGTTGACATCTTTATTAAATTACTAGTATTATCAACTTACTGATACCACTCATGTCCATAATTTATGCCGTAAGCTCCCAATCCCAAACCAAAGACAGTTTTCTTCCAATTTGATCTTATTGCTGAAATAGCATTCATTTTGGCAGCTTTATTTACTTTCTAGAATAATTAGTTGttaagaaaatttgaatatttttggttttgtataAATCGGTTACCTTAAATCTACTTAAGATTTCAGTTCGTCCAAAATGAAATTCCAATAGGCAGGGTATATATTTATTAAAGTTGATTTTAAGTTAATATCAAAGTTTTCActgaaaacattttattataaatgctcaaacaatttggaattattttatatatgatgttatttttgttttgtaaatgcTTATTTAGTTAATAAGCATAATAATTATAATGTTTATTGGTTATTAACTATCGTGCAAgtgcaaaaaaatattcataacaTGAAATTACTAGGTTAGAGCAGTTGTTGACATTCGTTGACAGATGTCATATTTGACGAATCCATAGataaattaaaagtaaattttctaGATCGGGAAATTCCAGGTAAAGGGAATTTCCACGAATTATGGcatggggtttttttttttgacttttctaGGATCTATCCTTGTCTTTTCTCTTTctgacaattttgtttaaaaagcgTTGTGCACATCTGCggagaaacgaaaaattttcaaaagagctTGTACACCAAAAAGTTATacattaagcctggtacgctgctcgcgctaaattttagctcccatacaaattatcgaaaaattttatctcagctaaattatatcccatacaagttatcgataacttgtatggaaattttatctcggctaaaatttagcgcgagcagcgtaccaggctttagcggtaaagcctggtacgctgctcgcgctaaaatttagctgagataaaattcccatacaagttatcgataatttgtatgggatccattttagctgagataaaatttttcgataatttgtatgggagctaaaatttagcgcgagcggCGTACCAGGTTAAAGGTACAAGAGTTGTACGAAGTCCTACAGCGATAATTATTGGTGCACACTAGGAAGGtccttatatttttattttatggtgTTTTTGCGAAATTCCACGGTGGATGGACATCAATTAGTTCTAAGGCCTGGTACGCAGATGGCAGATCGAACTAAATTTGAGCTCCcaaacaaattatcgaaaaaatttagccgagctaaaatttatctgagTATTTATATGATAGCAGATTTTGATTTCATTATGCATTCTAGTACGCAGGTGaagcgaaacaaaaaattttccattctccaaagtcagctattacatgaagcctcaagaggcgcgactctttttatacataatgagtgcaaaagagaaaaaagataaaagaaaaaattatccgaccggagagtcgtgggtcgtgagtccgagactcttttttgacgtttctttttccactttttcttttttcaacattccctctcatttcttttttgcttcttggtgcaatataacaacaacaaattttaaatcaaaagagaaatgtcaaatttgagtccttgactcaagaggcatcgtgtaatagtacgcgcctcacagaatgattatcaaaagaaaattcgaaaaaagagtcaagcctcttgagccttcatgtaatagctgacaaactcttttttttttttggtttaaaaaacaatttgtatactctcttTCACAACAAAATTGCAATAGCcagaactttttcaaaaagtattgtaTGTAGCTATTAGCTGtcaaaatgtttatgaaaaatatttcctaaAAAGGTTAAAATTTCCTTTTCATCTGAATGTGGTAAATGTGGGATACTTTGGACTGTCATTCCTATCTTCTTAACCTTTCTGGAATCAATAAATTTAGTCAAGTGGGCTTGaggtctaattttttttctaactttttaaTCCGACATTTTGAGTGTGTTTACACTCTTCTTCtgggtataactacaacggacTCATATTTGACCGACAGAGGCAGAAATACTATagcaacaagcgactctacgaggaagaaaaaaaaaatcataactacaacggccactttttgcaaaaaatcaaaaagtgaaaattttcaaattgattttgtaACCGTTTTTcaaaccacaaaattaaaaataataatgcagaaagcttattggttttttggttcaaaaaacaatttttgtagttttttccaaaaacaaatagcactagaaagaaataaaaaatttttacttttgtaaatttcccactttttcactttttaggtcattgttgTTATGGCTTAATTctagttaagccttaactacattggctcaaaaagtgaaaaagtacaaaagtgaaaattttcaaacgcatttttgtatagttttttggcctgaaaaattaaaacaaatgatgcagaaagcttattttttggtctaataaacaatttgtataccctttttcacaaaacaattgcgcaagccagaaaaaaaatattttcacttttgtactttttcaaaaagtggtgtatgtagttaagcatttattctttcaattttaagaaattaatcttaagaatgggcaggttcagaaaagttacggcctaaatatttaggtgaTTTCTCGCTCTCTGATTGgcaaactgtcaaaaaaaaatccttccaatttaggtaattttattggaaacctgactggaaagttaggcaagaaaattttacctaaacatttaggaaagtttttttttggcaacatgacagctgattatttttaattaatgaattacgttagcaaaattaaatcgtatttgtttgaaaaacgagtaaaaagtgctttaccggttataattaatattatttatttattaaagaatagtgaaatttggtgtctgccccatGCGATCTGTAAAAATCTTAAGtaaatttcgatattttgac
This DNA window, taken from Episyrphus balteatus chromosome 2, idEpiBalt1.1, whole genome shotgun sequence, encodes the following:
- the LOC129908612 gene encoding acylglycerol kinase, mitochondrial, with product MNAISAIRSNWKKTVFGLGLGAYGINYGHEWYQISSLMKSYSEKAVQYGDRCDVYPRKLIVILNPAANKKKAEKTFQKYCEPILHLAGFTVDIVRTDSEGHAKTYVEQLKSVPYGIVIAGGDGSVSEVLTGLMRRNTDHCPIALLPLGSKNETTKKMLNINWDSKVNEVEALLNASLNIARETLEKKSIFKIEQIATESDEQQPAGRPIFSMGSLDWGIFRDIESLQSKYWYFWRADKYIGALINSFNSKLTWECKADVCYTTPCIGCNNCLVHNEVVAQSQKSIFSRLFSRQLVSNSSKIVPMSDVECEQHNQQINASNIRIHVDNDKTSDNNKLVLESDKKIETGFDTFSKYLSEEKVFEMLKFRTMNFIPDGSCTGESRVYSIDGEAYDVRPIKVTLVPKAVEIFV